A portion of the Anoxybacillus gonensis genome contains these proteins:
- a CDS encoding YpoC family protein: MIVPKTFQHPLFFATDTVDIKTLQPFPMIMKHVPFYYDMTNEEKPWQQKERALPAVFQLWEEEKCELAPLFAKRQAKQAKDGIIRGVGYFLCALYWLNERPVGNVCCWEEEVLSLPLRPLNVVDRLSFIFARPALHHSFIQLDELFIELTKLFYKQMVQQKRG; the protein is encoded by the coding sequence ATGATCGTTCCAAAAACGTTTCAACATCCGCTCTTTTTTGCGACCGATACGGTCGATATCAAGACGCTTCAACCGTTTCCGATGATCATGAAGCATGTGCCGTTTTATTATGATATGACAAATGAAGAAAAGCCATGGCAACAAAAAGAACGTGCGCTTCCTGCCGTATTTCAGCTTTGGGAAGAAGAAAAATGTGAGCTTGCCCCGTTGTTTGCAAAACGTCAAGCGAAACAAGCAAAAGACGGGATCATTCGGGGGGTAGGCTATTTTTTATGCGCGCTATATTGGCTGAACGAACGCCCAGTAGGAAATGTATGCTGCTGGGAAGAAGAAGTTTTATCTCTTCCGCTTCGACCGTTAAATGTCGTTGATCGGCTTTCCTTTATTTTCGCTCGACCGGCTCTTCATCATTCGTTTATTCAATTAGACGAATTATTTATCGAGCTTACGAAACTGTTTTATAAACAAATGGTTCAACAAAAAAGAGGCTGA
- the nth gene encoding endonuclease III gives MLTKQQIRYCLDEIANMFPNAHCELIHRNPFELLIAVVLSAQCTDALVNKVTKQLFEKYKTPEDYVSVSLEELQQDIRSIGLYRNKAKNIQQLCRILIEQYDGNVPQSREELMKLPGVGRKTANVVVSVAFGVPAIAVDTHVERVSKRLGICRWKDSVLEVEETLMRKIPKEEWSVTHHRLIFFGRYHCKAQSPKCDICPLLHLCREGKKRMKGKM, from the coding sequence ATGCTAACAAAACAACAAATTCGCTACTGTTTAGACGAGATCGCAAACATGTTTCCAAATGCGCATTGTGAGCTTATTCATCGCAACCCGTTTGAACTGTTAATCGCCGTCGTTTTATCGGCGCAATGTACAGATGCGCTCGTCAATAAAGTGACGAAGCAATTATTTGAAAAATATAAAACACCAGAAGATTACGTGTCTGTGTCGTTAGAAGAGTTGCAACAAGATATTCGTTCGATCGGTTTATATCGGAATAAAGCGAAAAACATCCAACAATTATGTCGAATATTAATTGAACAATATGATGGAAACGTGCCGCAAAGCCGCGAGGAATTAATGAAGCTTCCTGGCGTTGGGCGCAAAACAGCGAACGTTGTCGTATCTGTTGCCTTTGGCGTTCCTGCCATTGCTGTGGATACGCATGTCGAACGAGTAAGCAAACGGCTCGGTATTTGTCGCTGGAAAGATTCGGTGTTAGAAGTAGAAGAAACGTTAATGCGTAAAATTCCGAAAGAAGAATGGTCGGTGACCCATCATCGCCTTATTTTTTTTGGGCGTTATCATTGTAAAGCACAGTCGCCTAAATGCGACATATGTCCGCTTCTTCATCTTTGTCGTGAAGGAAAAAAACGGATGAAAGGAAAGATGTAA